attgacagatttttcagaaattactcaaaaatggaaagaacaaaagaaaataaggaaaacatcAACCAAGTTACACACAAATCAGCGTGCATGGTGGTTGATATGGAAGTgagaatgttaaatatattctttaacacATAAACCTTGAAAATTGTGGAAAGAAATCGAATAAGACATGAAAATAGAAGCAGTATTGCCGTTTATAAAGGAACCTAATACCAATAGATTGGAGATACATCATGtgtgataaaacaacaacaggaaacaaaacaaacaaacatgtaaaaaggaAATACAAAGACCTATACAGCTCGTCTAGTTTTTGGtgacaatttatgaataaaaccaTTAAGCATTgttctttcttatttcaaaggctttaagacaaaaaattgCTAATTTAACAAGAAGTGATTTATTATCAGTTTGCAGTAGAGAGATAAACTTAGCCATACTAGGATGTTCTGAATAGTATCTGGGTATAAAGTTTCTACGAACATCAGCATACATTggacattttaagacaaaatggTACTCGTCTTCCAGAtcgtttaaattacaaaatgtacactttctttcatttcttacaatgttattatgtctcccaacttcaatatttaatctATGTGACGAAAGCCTTAATTTTGCAAGTACTTGTCTGTACTTCATGTTGTCTAATTTGTGAATATAGCTTGAGACTTCGAATGTGTCTTTTAGTTCTTTATATAGAgattatcaaatacataattaactatgactttgtgtttgtgttgtttatttagTGTTGATaggaaagttgatattttaagatCAGACTTATTGTCTACAGTACTGGTTACAATTAGAAGATTCATTAGCAGATTATTAATTCAACTTACTGtaacttgatatttatttttaaaaaatattccttgTGTTGTTGATATTGCTTAGGGTTgagtttatgaaatataatatggtACATGGTTAGGGGTAGGACCTGGTATAAACAGATGATTTATTCCTAGGTCTTAAGTGTTATACATCCTCTATTAGTTAAATTTAACCTATTAGGTGaagtaaagggaagtaactcatTTTGACAGAACACTTCTAAAAGTGAGGTAGAATGTTAAGGAAATTTGTGATATTACGACCAAACCGAGAGATTAAAAGGTTTCTAAGAAGATGCTTACAGACAGCTTCGACAGAAGAACACGGTATTTTAGAATGTTTCATTTAGTTTAGTGTCAAGGgcatttgtttaagaaatactGTCTTGTAATTCGGACTATATTATTCggacatatttatataatgctCTCAAATATAATATCAACTACGGTAACACActgatctgatttttttaaatgatttgccCCAATTATTATACAGACTATTTCATGAACAATTCTATCGTATGCATCTATGAAGGGAATTGTTAAAATGTGGACTTgtcttttgaaaaacataaattgataaaacatgaaaaaaactgTGATAACCATTTATGTAACAGATGAAGTAGGTTTTGGAAagaaattttcaaataatatcattaaatcaataaaagaaacattgcTGTAACCCCTGTAATCCCATTTCCAGATGTGACATTGTGCGAAAATGCCATCGGCCGAAAATTTCATTGCACAATTAAAGCCCTTAGCTACAAACATAACTCTTGATCTTCCAAATTGCCCAttgtgagtgagtgagtgatatcaacattacaataatttataaatatattgaattttgtATTAGAATAACATTGTACCTTTGATCAGTTTCAGTCCCACCAAATGCAAACTCTCCACTGAGTGTGTATATGTCAAGAGTCCATGATGGTTTGTTGGATGAAGATGAATACCAGAAAACCATTGTTGCCTCCttagatagactcaatgaacaAGTGAAGGACTACCAGCCACCTGTGAAACCAAAtggtttttttcaaaaagtttgttcattttttattcacatctgatgctaatacatgtataattatatgggTATAGCATAAGTTGGACCAACAGGAACTCATACCAGTACAAAGTGGCACCAGATTTGGTGAAGTGTTCTCAACAATATATCTTATTGTTTTGAAGGATGGTGTAAACAACATTATTACGGGCTTTGTGCAAGACAGTTGTAAATCAATATAGAAAAAGAAGGTGTTACAATAGTCTTGCACTAATTCctaatattatatgtattcatGATTGTAAGAGATACATACAGTATTTATGATTAAACTGAAAAGTTATTCAACAATTtgaacaacaaaaaatgaaactgagGTAAAATAAAATCCAACTTTCTCAGCACTTTTGTATGCTTTATGTATTAAACTTTATAAATCATAGGCATCATATGCTAATAGCTATTCTTGTCTTATAGAATGTTTTACTTTGGACATACTTTATGCAACTGTGTAGTTTTATGCCTTTAATTGTGTTTTCAGTTGTTTGGTGAGAAGAAAATTGAATCACCTAAAGGCCTGTATCTGTATGGAAGTGTAGGTATGTGATGGTCAAAGCATTCAATAGCTactatacatgtacttgaaCGAGCAGGAATGGGTCTTTactagttattttaaattaaaagtctAAGCATCACATCGATGGAATTTTTACCTTTATTTGCTGTTACCGATACCCATATACTTCCCCAAGGGCAAGTCCCTTTTCCCCCAGAAAATAGCCTCTGTAATTCCcgttaaaaaaacacatcgtaaataacaacatttttctgttctttaaatttttatataatGAGAAATTCATGATTGATTAAAAGATGTTTCTgagtgatatattttaaattactgcTTTATTTTCTCCATTTGTTcccaaaatgtttgaaatagtattccaaaactgaaaaaaaacatgagggTGTCTTCCCAAAACTGGTTAAAAGGCCCTGACATCAAGTATGTTTTGCACAAGAAGAGTGATAAATTACTTTGATAATATCTTTGCCATTCTTAATGACCTTTGTCAACCTGTGTGTGCTGCCATTCTTTTTGAAATAACagcaataaatgttgaaaatataaataaatgtaataaaatactaTTAGACTCATTTCTGCTTGCCATGGTctaattgtaatatatacaaCAACTATCTTTTTCATGTAAATGAGAATATGTAAGTAATGATTtgtaaaacttaataaaacattgtatacCTACCAGTATGCATGTTACACATTTACATaagatgtaaacatttaaaaatgtaaagcTACATTATATCTTTGTACAAGCTGTTAGTGTTAAATATGGCAAACCATTTCATTCAGGTTGTGGAAAGACTATGTTGATGGATTTATTTCACGATCAGTGTCCAATCCAAGGCAAACAACGTGTACACTTCCACAAGTTTATGTTGGATGTTCATCAGAGTAAGTTTTGTTTCTACATAAATTGATTACTTGCCGATgcttttctgttttatttaataagaatTTTAATTGAGAATAATGTGGAAAGATTTGCTTTTGTGCAATAAGAATCTCTTGCATCACTGAAAgcagacatttaaaaaaaattgctttcaaTCTAGTATAAGTAACAGTTGGTATTGAAAATTAGTGTGGTACATGTAGGTTAAATTAGACCATGCTCATTATTGTTATCCAGGGATCCATGCTTGGAAGCAGTCTCTACCACGGGAGAGAGATGTAAAGAAACTGCAAACGTACGACCCCATACCACCAGTAGCAGATAGCATCAGTAACCAGACATGGCTACTCTGCTTCGATGAGTTTCAGGTAAAGTTTCActgaatattgttttgtttgttttacatgagGGCATTGCGTGGACAACTATAggattatatcataaatgtcttaaccaatattaaaaaaggtttgaCTTAAATGTACAACCATTTTTAGGGGCTTTGCTTAACAATTGGTAAGAAAAAACTAATCTTCAGTATCTGAAATTAATTATTCTATGTTTGTTTAGCTTTTACTACTTTAGTGGAATATGAGAAGAAAGGTTTTGTTCAGTGGAGACATCAGTTATTATAGCTTCTCAGAAAAATGAGCCAATTCAGAACTCAAACATGACCTGCCCTTTTGGGAGGACCTGATATAATTTTTACCTATGATGTGCCTAATCGTAATTTGACTTGTACAAGCTTAATTAATTTGGGAAAGTGGgttatttcaatgactgaaaCTTGATTATGACCTATAATATCTTTGCAGGTGACGGACATTGCTGATGCCATGATTCTGAAGAGACTGTTTACGGAGCTGTTTAAGAATGGAGTTATAGTTGTTGCTACCTCAAATAGAGACCCCGATGGTACTGCTTTTTAtgctggccaaaggccagaagagcttatgcgatggtaatgtgaacgtagtatgtgcgttcgtgcatctgtaaacaatttcttgtgaacacgatacggtcttcagttttgattgtatctcgatgaaacttgtacagtatctagatatccattagagctcggttcctttggaaaaccagcaagatctgcccatgcatgcctagattatgggtctaCTTTATACATGCTCtgtattgaaaatgaccacaagagccatgccagtagagcataggccctcttgggcAATGACAATGTTAATTGTCTATATGGAACATGGACAATGTAACATTAACCATTGTTATACAAAATTGTTAATGCTCAGGGTTTTTTAAGGTATCCTATTAACAAGCAAGCTACCAATGTTACTTTTAAATGTATCTGTTAAAAGGTCTTTCTGTCAGATTGTAATATTAAACGGATGAAACTATCCTCGCtaattcaaaaaacaaacaaaatttaatcatataataCGTGATTAGTATTAGTGTTATTAGTTTCTCATGCTAAAAGCACTTGtactgattaaaaaaaataatccagcAACAattatttgatgttatatttatttgctaaatgataCCAAATTGAAAGATGGGCAGTAACTGATCAGAGTGAATGTGAGATTAATAGTCTCTGGTTATATGTGATAGATCTTCtgtattcatttacatttaatttctttCCAGATCTGTACAAGAATGGGTTGCAGAGAATAAATTTTTTGCCctttatagatattttaaagGTTAGTACTAAATTCAGTTTATCAAGTCAAAACAGTTGTCAACAACTTTTTACCATACCTGTAactctgtttattttttgtatgttaaCCATTTTGTACTGAAATAGTTTAATCCAGAATTTACATGTACCATTTTGGGATTTATAGAATTTCttgctttttaaatgaaaagtagTTAACTTCCTGTTAGATTAATCTCAGGTATTAAGCTACTTACATGTGCAACTAAATTGAATGTTTGAATTTTCTAtgataacatttacattttaaaagtcAATGTAGAGGACAATGTTTGTCAAGGAGTAAATGTGTCTGCTTGTTATTCAAGATTTCCTGGATCTATTATTGTCCTAGTCACTGCTTAAATACTCCTGATTAAAGATCAACAATAATATGATTAAGAAATAATatacaccactgagggtcatatgatattatattgaCCGACCAGTCAGCCCCCTTATGTGTATATGGATGGAGGtgttagccgaggtccattcacctgcGTGGGCTAactggcccgaagtggtgtgttatatgtCTTATATTATcccaaacattttatattaacattcaatattttcaaattgcctttaatgtgttttattgaacaaaggaaataatatttatttatgacaatTTTCACTCAACAGATTTAGGACATCAGCAGTCCATATCATATGTTTGGTGAGATTCGGACCGgtcaaaaatatgatattgacaGCTGATGtcatgaaacaatttttttatgaaataacattgatatatgGACCGATCGactttgtatatatacatagaaCTTAatagaagggacacatttatgtgaggtataagataaatatatatttttcaaattttataggAAGTAGAAAAGTGAGGGCACAGCctattttctgtaaaattttAAGACTATATATTATGTTTAGTGAAAGCAATCATTTGTGGACCAATGAGACTCAAAgctttattcatgtttttagcGACACAGCTTCAGTGTCTGTGATGTCAGAAATTTCAGCAATTTTTTCAATATCTATAAATGTAATCCTCGTTTACTAGAGGTCAGAAAAAATATTGAGACGTAGGTTTGATCCTTCTCAAAACCACAAACTCAAAAAAATCTCAATTGCATCTACTTTGAAACAacctttgaaaataaaactttctcAGTCAATTATTCCACTGTCAAGCTGTTCAATGAATGGACTACAGGTATGTACAAAACATAGTAGCACCAAAATCTTGagctacatgtatttaatataatcaGCAACCACTCGTTCTATGGAATTCAAAGAGGCAAAGATTTGAAGTACTCCATTCTCCTTGGACCACAAATATATGCATACAGCAATGCTGGTTTCTTTTCActtgatttaaaattaaaaaggtaaatacatgtatataaaaaaaaattatcctCTCATTACAAAAGCCACCATGAGGATGTatgtaaatgattattttctcCTCTCGTTCACAGAGCCATTGTGAGGTTAAGTGTCTTGACTCCGGGATAGATTACCGCATGACCAGTCTGCCTAAAGAAGGGACCATCTACTTCATGTAAGCTTTACTACTATaatctatttatatattgactttGTTGACACCAGTAGTGAAAGaatcttatatttttaattcactgTCTAAAGCTGCTGTCTTTGGGTACTTTTTCTAACATTAAACCTGTTGTTCTGACATTAACATCTGCAATGACATACCCAAATACTTGATGTACAGCTTATTGACACCATATATGCAGACCATTCATTTTTTGCTGGGTCAAGAGCTGAAGTTCAAACTTGATATATCCAGCTCATTATGGAAATGAGTAAATTTATCTGAATTCATTCCAGATATACTTTCTAACTTAAGAATCCAGTTAAGTAATAAGTCTTGCCCAGTGTCAGTGTTGTGTGTACAATTTCGAgtactacatgtacttgtttGGTGAAGCATACTACCTTTTACAGGCTGTTTTCACAGCAAAGATGAGTACATTTCCAACCAAAATTAGAAACAATTTCTATATCCATTTTGATTCagttataaattaaatgtatttcttaaaaaagatCTCCACAAGACCTACTCTAACACAGTAAAATCAGCAGACATAGGAACACAGTCAAAATATGTACTTTTGctactgtttcatttttttggaaTGATTTTGCAATTACAGATGTCTGTAATTTACCAAATTTTGAAAGGCACAAGCGATGGAAATATACCGGTAACAACAAAAAAGACTGATGAATGTGAACAATGAACAAAAATCGTTATCCATTATCTAAAATTATTGGAAATGCCCATTCAATTAATCATAAATTTCGTTCAAGTAAATGATAGGGAATGTTGGCCAAACTAAAtactcataattatgatataaattaaacTTACATTTGAGATCATTTGGCTTATCAGGGGTAAGTGCAATCCTAGCCTAAATGATGTAAGTTAGTTGAATAACCCCTTTTCTGTAGAGAAAGAGAAAGCGTTTAACTACTATGTTTTGGTTaaggaaatgtttaaaatttctgttaaaaattaaacttttatagAGTCTAgtaaaagataatattttgtataatgttttgttattgtaagcaata
The DNA window shown above is from Mya arenaria isolate MELC-2E11 chromosome 6, ASM2691426v1 and carries:
- the LOC128238662 gene encoding AFG1-like ATPase isoform X2 produces the protein MLRKFVILRPNREIKRFLRRCLQTASTEEHVPPNANSPLSVYMSRVHDGLLDEDEYQKTIVASLDRLNEQVKDYQPPVKPNGFFQKLFGEKKIESPKGLYLYGSVGCGKTMLMDLFHDQCPIQGKQRVHFHKFMLDVHQRIHAWKQSLPRERDVKKLQTYDPIPPVADSISNQTWLLCFDEFQVTDIADAMILKRLFTELFKNGVIVVATSNRDPDDLYKNGLQRINFLPFIDILKSHCEVKCLDSGIDYRMTSLPKEGTIYFMMGESECDEKVDEVFEELIADEDDVIHSKTLEILGRDLRLPKTCGRVLDATFNSLCAQPLGAIDYLEISKHFDSVIVRNIPKMTLKHKSEAKRFIVLVDTFYDNKVRLVCSAEATPNELFTRGKVTLREEDMNRMLMDDLGLKADSTDSNTSIFTGEEELFAFERTVSRLTEMQTDAYWNSRETQAPS
- the LOC128238662 gene encoding AFG1-like ATPase isoform X1, whose protein sequence is MLRKFVILRPNREIKRFLRRCLQTASTEEHVSVPPNANSPLSVYMSRVHDGLLDEDEYQKTIVASLDRLNEQVKDYQPPVKPNGFFQKLFGEKKIESPKGLYLYGSVGCGKTMLMDLFHDQCPIQGKQRVHFHKFMLDVHQRIHAWKQSLPRERDVKKLQTYDPIPPVADSISNQTWLLCFDEFQVTDIADAMILKRLFTELFKNGVIVVATSNRDPDDLYKNGLQRINFLPFIDILKSHCEVKCLDSGIDYRMTSLPKEGTIYFMMGESECDEKVDEVFEELIADEDDVIHSKTLEILGRDLRLPKTCGRVLDATFNSLCAQPLGAIDYLEISKHFDSVIVRNIPKMTLKHKSEAKRFIVLVDTFYDNKVRLVCSAEATPNELFTRGKVTLREEDMNRMLMDDLGLKADSTDSNTSIFTGEEELFAFERTVSRLTEMQTDAYWNSRETQAPS